TCTGCTACTTTTTTAATTTCATCCATCAGTTCACTAAAATTGTCCGGTGTCAGTGACTGCGGGCCGTCACAAAGAGCGCTGGCCGGGTCTGGGTGAACTTCTACCAGGAGTCCGTCGGCACCGGCAGCAATGGCTGCCCTGGCCATTGGGGTGACAAATCTCCACTTACCCAGGGCATGACTGGGGTCAACGATTACCGGCAGGTGTGACAGGTGCTTGGCTACCGGCACTGCGCTGAGGTCCAGGGTATTTCTGAGGTAAGTCTCAAAGGTCCTGATGCCCCTTTCACAGAGAATAACCCCATAGTTACCGCCTGCCATAATATACTCTGCAGCCATCAGCCACTCCTCAATTGTAGCTGACGGGCCGCGCTTCAAAACTACCGGTTTGTTGGCAGAGGATACTTCTTTAAGCAAAAAAAAGTTCTGCATATTTCTGGCCCCAATCTGTAGTATATCCGCATACTGGGATACCAGTTCAACTGTTCTGGGGTCTACCACCTCAGTCACAATTTTCAGGCCTGTTCTTTCCCTGGCTTCAGCCAGCATCTTCAGACCTTCTTCCTCCAGACCCTGAAAGGCATAAGGGGATGTCCGCGGCTTAAAGGCACCTCCCCGCAGCACTGTTGCCCCTGCCTTACGTACCTGTTCTGCAGTCGTCATCAGCTGTTCCTTGCTTTCCACCGCACAGGGTCCGGCCATGATTTGAATCTGTCCTCCCCCGAACTCAAGCTCCCCAACCCTGACTACAGAATCATGATGCCTGAATTCGCGGCTGACCAGCTTGTATGGCTGTAAAATAGGTACAACTTTTTCCACACCGGGCATAGCCTCAAGGGACACTTCATTTAATCTTGTCTTATCACCAATTGCTCCGATAATGATCCGCTCCACACCTTCCGAAAGATGTATCTGGAAACCAAGATTTTTTAGTCTTTTCAGGACTTCATCCACTTCATTTTTCTGAGTGCCGCTGTGCATAACAATAATCATATCAGTACCTCCATTATCTTTTCATGTAAATATAAGTATCTGCCATTTTAAAACCAAACATATAGAAACCGAACGAATAAATGAAATAAAAGGCACCCCTGAAAGAGGAGTGCCCCTGAGCTTCGCATAATGACCTCCCTTCCTACCGTTCTACCGATGTCTTTTGTTAACCACCACTCCTGCAATAAATCCTTCCTACCGTTACAACCATCCTGCTATTTTAACCATCCTGCAATTAAAACTACATTATTTATCGTATCATATTATATTTTGCCTGACAAGTTTTTTTCCCTCATAATTACACTTTCGCCCAACTGCTTCTGCGACCGGAACCAATTGACTCATAAGCTCAGAAAAATTAGCCATATTAAGGGACTGCCCGCCATCAGACAGGGCTTCAGCAGGACAGGGATGAACTTCAATAATCAGCCCATCAGCGCCTGCCGCCACAGCAGCCTTAGCCAGAGGAGCAACCATACCCCATTTCCCCGCGGCATGGCTGGGATCAACAATCACCGGGAGATGTGAAAGATGATGTGCCGCCGGTATCGCACTGATATCCAGAGTGTTCCTGGTATGTGTTTCGAAGGTTCTGATACCACGTTCACATAGAATTACATTTTTATTTCCTTCGGCCATGACGTATTCAGCAGCCATCAGCCATTCCTCAATAGTTGCCGCCAGGCCTCTCTTCAGCAGAACAGGCGTGCTGCCCCTTCCCACCTCTTTTAGCAGGACAAAGTTCTGCATATTCCTGCTGCCTATTTGAATAACATCTGCATAGCCGGCAACAAGTTCGACATCCCTGGTATCCATAACCTCGGTAACCACGGGAAGACCGGTCGTGCGTCTGGCTTCGGCAAGTATTTTCAGGCCTTCCTCGGCAAGCCCCTGAAAGGCATAGGGTGATGTCCGTGGTTTAAAGGCGCCTCCCCGGAGCATCTGGACCCCATAATTTTTGAGCTGAACTGCAGCTTTTATAAACAAGTCACGGTCCTCAACGGCACACGGTCCGGCAATGATTGCAAGCTGTTTTCCGCCAACACTGCTGTCACCTACAGTAATAATAGTGTCATCAGTTTTTTCTGTTCTGCTGGCCAGTTTATATCTCATTTCTATTTTACCTCCCGGAGACCGGTACTGTTCTCTGCTTCTAATAATAACGGTTCTTTCAGGGTTTTGACAAGCCTGAAAATGGCATCGTAAAATTCGGGCATACCGGCCTTTTCACCGATAGTTTTGACCAAAGCGCTGCCAACTATTACGGCATCACAGTATTGGGATACTGCGGCCACCTGTTGCGGTGTTGAAATACCAAATCCCACGGCAACAGGAACCGGGCTGGCGCTCCTTACAATCCCGGTAAATTCTTTCAGGTTCTCGGGGAGTCCTTTTCTTACCCCGGTAACGCCGGTAAGTGACACACAGTAAATAAACCCGGAACCGCCGGTGGTAATCTGTTTTATTCTTTCCGGGCCGCTGGTTGGGGCCACCAGAGGAATCAGGGAAATGCTCCGCAGAGTTAATTCCTGTTTCAAGTCACCGGACTCCTCCATGGGCAGGTCAGGTACTATAAACCCGTCAACACCTGAAACAGCAGCATCTGCAGCCACCTTTTCCAGGCCGTGGCGCAAAAGGGGATTATAATATGTCATCAGGATAATGGGAATATCGGTTTGCTGCCGCAGTTGGGCCACAGCCTCAAATATTTTTTTGAGACAGGTTCCTGACTGCAAAGCCCGCTGTGAGGCCTGTTGAATCACCGGTCCGTCGGCCAGCGGGTCTGAATAAGGAACCCCAAGTTCAATGATGTCAGCGCCTGCCTTTTCCAGGGTAAGGACAAGTTCCACAGTGGTTTGCAGGTCAGGATCCCCTGCGGTTATGAAGGTAACCAGGGCTTTCCTGTTTTCACCCCGGAGCTGCGCAAATTTTCGAGATATCCGATTCATTTATTTCACCTCCGGAATTCCGGAAACCGTATGCACATCCTTGTCGCCGCGGCCTGACAAATTGATAATCACAATGTCATCTGGCTGCATTTCCGGGATTGCCCTGAGACCATAGGCCAGGGCATGTGAACTCTCCAGGGCCGGGATGATGCCCTCAGTGCGGCACAGCACCCCAAAGGCCTCCAGGGCCTCGCTGTCGGTAACACTGGTATACCGGACCCGGCCTGTTTCCTTAAGATAGCTGTGTTCCGGGCCTACCCCGGGGTAATCCAGCCCTGCGGAAACTGAGTGGGCTTCCAGGATCTGCCCGTCCTCATCCTGAAGGATATAGCTGTAAGCGCCGTGGAGGACACCATGGGACCCCTTGGTAAGGGTAGCTGCATGGTAAGGAGTGTCCAGACCGTGGCCGGCCGCTTCCACTCCAACCAGCTGCACATCCCGGTCCTCCAGAAAGGGGTAGAATATCCCGATGGCATTACTCCCCCCGCCCACACAGGCCATGATACAGTCAGGAAGGCGGCCCTCCTTATGGAGCACCTGTTCCCGTGTCTCCTCACCGATTATCTTCTGGAAATTACGCACCATCATCGGATAAGGGTGGGGTCCGCCAACAGAACCCAGGACATAAAAAGTGTTCCTGACATTAGTGACCCAGTCACGAATAGCCTCATTCATGGCATCCTTGAGTGTGCGGCTTCCTGAAGCAACAGGCCTGACCTCTGCTCCCAGGAGCTTCATCCGGAAAACATTCAGTTCCTGTCTGCGGATATCCTCCTCACCCATAAAAACCACGCACTCGAGTCCGAACATTGCAGCAGCGGTCGCCGTAGCGACTCCGTGCTGCCCTGCACCGGTCTCGGCAATAACCCTTTTCTTGCCCATTCTCCTGGCCAGAAGTACCTGTCCGATGGTATTGTTGATCTTATGAGCGCCGGTGTGGTTCAGATCTTCCCGCTTCAGATATATTTTGGCGCCCCCGCAGTATGCAGTCAGTCTTTCGGCAAAATACAGCGGTGAAGGCCGGCCCACATACTCATTGAGATAATATCTGATTTCCTCCCTAAAGGAAGTATCATTAAGCGCTTCCTGATATGCCTTTTCCAGTTCTTCGAGAGCCGGCATCAGGGTTTCCGGGACATATTTCCCGCCAAAATCGCCGTAATGTCCTCTGTTATCAGGTAATCTATACATTTTTCAGCCCCCTAACGCTCGCTATAAATGCCTCTATTTTATGCAAATCCTTTTTCCCGCAGCTTTCCACTCCACTGCTGACATCTACTCCAAATGGCTTTGCCGCCCCGATAGCCCTGCAGACATTTTCCGGGGTCAGGCCTCCTGCCAGCAGAATTCTGCCATAAGCTGCCCCGCGCAGGGCCGTATTCCAGTCAAAAACCTTCCCTGTGCCGCCCGCTGCCCCGGGAACATAAGTATCCAGGACGAACATTTCCACACAATCTTGGAAACAGGCCATATCCTCCAGGGAATTGTCATCTTTAATCCTAATGCCCTTAATTACCGGGACAGATATCTCCCGGCATTGTTCAGGTGTTTCCCGGCCGTGAAGCTGAACCATGTCCAGCCCGCAAAATTCTGTAATCTCATTTATCAGTGAGTGGTCTTCATTAACAAAAACTCCGACTTTACTTACAGCTGAAGGGATTTCGTCGATAATCCCCCTGGCCTGTTCCGGAGTGACCCTTCTGGTACTTTCCGCAAAAACAAATCCCAGCAGGTCAGCGCCCTGTTCTGCTGCAAAGACGGCGCTTGTGACATCACTCAAACCACATATTTTTATAATCATATCATTGGGTTCCCCAGCAGCTGCCTTATTTTAGCAGCAATATCAGTTTCTCTCATCAAGGCTTCACCCACCAGCATGGCATGAATCCCATGCTCCTTTAGTCTGAGCACATCTTCTCTGGTATTAATCCCGCTTTCACTGATAACTGTTACTTCATTGTCAGTAATCATTTCTTTCAGCCTGAAGGTGGTTTCCAGGTCGGTTTTAAAGGTCTGCAGGTTCCGGTTGTTGATTCCTATCAACTTTACTTCCAAGCCCAGGGCTCTTTCCAGTTCGTGTTCGGTATGGACCTCAACCAGGCATTCAA
This DNA window, taken from Phosphitispora fastidiosa, encodes the following:
- a CDS encoding phosphoribosylanthranilate isomerase, coding for MIIKICGLSDVTSAVFAAEQGADLLGFVFAESTRRVTPEQARGIIDEIPSAVSKVGVFVNEDHSLINEITEFCGLDMVQLHGRETPEQCREISVPVIKGIRIKDDNSLEDMACFQDCVEMFVLDTYVPGAAGGTGKVFDWNTALRGAAYGRILLAGGLTPENVCRAIGAAKPFGVDVSSGVESCGKKDLHKIEAFIASVRGLKNV
- the trpB gene encoding tryptophan synthase subunit beta, producing the protein MYRLPDNRGHYGDFGGKYVPETLMPALEELEKAYQEALNDTSFREEIRYYLNEYVGRPSPLYFAERLTAYCGGAKIYLKREDLNHTGAHKINNTIGQVLLARRMGKKRVIAETGAGQHGVATATAAAMFGLECVVFMGEEDIRRQELNVFRMKLLGAEVRPVASGSRTLKDAMNEAIRDWVTNVRNTFYVLGSVGGPHPYPMMVRNFQKIIGEETREQVLHKEGRLPDCIMACVGGGSNAIGIFYPFLEDRDVQLVGVEAAGHGLDTPYHAATLTKGSHGVLHGAYSYILQDEDGQILEAHSVSAGLDYPGVGPEHSYLKETGRVRYTSVTDSEALEAFGVLCRTEGIIPALESSHALAYGLRAIPEMQPDDIVIINLSGRGDKDVHTVSGIPEVK
- the aroF gene encoding 3-deoxy-7-phosphoheptulonate synthase, with amino-acid sequence MRYKLASRTEKTDDTIITVGDSSVGGKQLAIIAGPCAVEDRDLFIKAAVQLKNYGVQMLRGGAFKPRTSPYAFQGLAEEGLKILAEARRTTGLPVVTEVMDTRDVELVAGYADVIQIGSRNMQNFVLLKEVGRGSTPVLLKRGLAATIEEWLMAAEYVMAEGNKNVILCERGIRTFETHTRNTLDISAIPAAHHLSHLPVIVDPSHAAGKWGMVAPLAKAAVAAGADGLIIEVHPCPAEALSDGGQSLNMANFSELMSQLVPVAEAVGRKCNYEGKKLVRQNII
- the trpA gene encoding tryptophan synthase subunit alpha, translated to MNRISRKFAQLRGENRKALVTFITAGDPDLQTTVELVLTLEKAGADIIELGVPYSDPLADGPVIQQASQRALQSGTCLKKIFEAVAQLRQQTDIPIILMTYYNPLLRHGLEKVAADAAVSGVDGFIVPDLPMEESGDLKQELTLRSISLIPLVAPTSGPERIKQITTGGSGFIYCVSLTGVTGVRKGLPENLKEFTGIVRSASPVPVAVGFGISTPQQVAAVSQYCDAVIVGSALVKTIGEKAGMPEFYDAIFRLVKTLKEPLLLEAENSTGLREVK
- the aroF gene encoding 3-deoxy-7-phosphoheptulonate synthase, encoding MIIVMHSGTQKNEVDEVLKRLKNLGFQIHLSEGVERIIIGAIGDKTRLNEVSLEAMPGVEKVVPILQPYKLVSREFRHHDSVVRVGELEFGGGQIQIMAGPCAVESKEQLMTTAEQVRKAGATVLRGGAFKPRTSPYAFQGLEEEGLKMLAEARERTGLKIVTEVVDPRTVELVSQYADILQIGARNMQNFFLLKEVSSANKPVVLKRGPSATIEEWLMAAEYIMAGGNYGVILCERGIRTFETYLRNTLDLSAVPVAKHLSHLPVIVDPSHALGKWRFVTPMARAAIAAGADGLLVEVHPDPASALCDGPQSLTPDNFSELMDEIKKVAEIMDRTI